The Nonlabens sp. Hel1_33_55 genome contains the following window.
GAAAACAATAGGTTTAGTGGAGCGCTAGAGAAGCGGTCATTCAAAATTCCATCTGTGGAATTATTTAACCAATTGCCAGGATTTTCCGTGATCGCATCTGCATTTTCACGTGAAGCTCTCACATTATTATAGTTATAACCTCCTACAGCACCACGTAAAGTAAAGTTCATGTCAAATCTCTTGTAGTTGAAATTAGAGGTAAAACCAAAGAAGGCATCAGGATTTCCTTTCTTATAGCGAACTCTGTCATCACTATTAATCACGTTGTCACCATTTCTATCTACGAAAATTCCGTCCAAGGGGTTTCCGTCAGGACCATAAACTTGTCTATAAACAACAAATGCGGTAGGATCTGCGCCAACAGCCCATTCTTGAATGAAGTTGTTGAAACCTGCACCACCAACTGGCGTTTGTGGTACTGGTGCGTCATTTTCTCCTAGAGAAAGGTCAGTAATTTCGATCTCATTAAAAGTCAAGTTTCCTCCTATTTCCCAGTTGAAATCTTCAGCTCTTATTAAATCAAGACTTGCAGCGAGTTCCAAACCTCTACTTCTAGTCGATCCAACGTTTTGCAAAGCAAAATTCCCTAAAGATCCAGCAGCTAAAGGACCGAATTGGAGTAAGTCTTCAGTATCACGTGTATATAAGTCAACAGATCCGCTTAATCGATTATCAAAGAAGCCATAATCTAAACCTACATTCCATTGACTAGTTTCTTCCCATTTCAAATCAACAGTTAATTCTGGTCTCACGGTTGTGAAGAAACGATCTCCTATTTGAACTCTTGCTTGATCTGTACTAGGTGTGGATCTTGGAATAAATAAGAAATCTTCACCTATATCTTGTTGACCAGTAACACCGTAACCACCTCTTAATTTAAGCTGGGAAACAAATCCACTTTCTTGAACAAAGTCAAGATTAGTCAATTTAAGACCTGCACTTGCACCTCCAAAGGTTCCCCATCTGTTATCAGGTGAAAATCTTGAGGTACCATCTCTAGAAATACTAGCCGATAAAACTAATAGATCTTTAATATCGAATATTGCACGACCAAAATATGAAATCAATACATTTTTATTAAATGCATTAAATGGTTGAACTGGAGCTCCAGTATTATCCTGACTAAAGCTTACGCTTTCTCTTCTAAATTCTTGGTAGCTACTTCCTACGGTTAATTCTAGCGAAGAATCCAGATTTTCTAAATCAGTTTTATAATCTACACGACCATTTAATAGCTGATTTACTCTAAAACCGTTAGAACTTGAATTAAGAGCACCTGTTGTAAGGCCTACACCAGAGTTAGGTAGCCTGTTTGAAAAAGTGTCGAACTCATTATAATCTATACCTGCTGTTCCATTTAGGGTCAAACCATCTACACCTGGTATTTGGTAATCTGCCTGTAGAGTAGTTCTAATCTGATCGTTAGTTGTTCCAGCATCTAAGCTATTCAATAAGCCTAGTGGGTTTCTAGGCGCTAATGGATCTACAGTTCCATTGTTTTGAAAATATTCAAAAAAACCATTAGGGCCATTAGGATCAAACACTGGTTGTGTTGGATCAAAATCGATAGAACTTCCTATAGCTCCTTCATCTGCGCTATTAATATCTTCTAATGCACCTTGTACAGATAAAGTTAATTTTAAATCATCATTAAAGAGATTTTGTATAACACTAGCGTTAATACTTGCTCTTTCATAGCCTGAAGTTTTAAGCGTACCGTTTTGATTGGTATAACCTAAATTAGCTCTCCATGAAGTGTTTTCATAACCTTTAGAAAGTGTGATATTGTGAATTGCTCTAGTTGCGGTTTGATAAATTCGATCCTGCCAGTCAGTACTTGCGTTTCCTAATAAAGCAATATCTTCTGCTGTACCAATCTCATTTACTAAAGTCTTAAACTGACCTCCAGTTAATACGTCAACATCATCAGTATTTTTGTCAATAGCAAATTGAACATTGTATCCTATTTGCAACTCACGATTAAATTTCCCTTTTTTAGTAGTAATGAGAATAACTCCGTTTGAGGCACGGTTACCATAAATAGCAGTGGCACTTGCATCCTTGAGAATGGTAAAGCTTTCAATATCTGCCGGGTTGATAGTGTTCAAATTGGCATTTCTAGAATCTAGAGGTATACCATCTACTACATATAAAGGATCAGCATTTGCACTTAATGTCGATCCGGCACGTACTCTAATTCTAGGTCCGTCACCAGGACGACCTGTAGCTGCTGTAACCTGCACACCAGCTGCTTTACCAGCAATTAATGAGCCCGGAGAAACAACTGCACCTTTGTTGAATTCCTCATCGCTTACAGTAGTCTGCGCGGCTGTTACGTTCTCTTGGCGAACTTCACCATAACCTATTAAAACAATGGCATCTAACTGTGCAGCATCTTCTGCAAGGGCGATGTTGAGCGTTTGTTGACCTGTATAAGGAATCTCTTGTGTGGCATATCCCAAATAGCTGATAACAATTATTCCATCTTCAGGAACATTATTAAGGGTGTAATTACCGTCAAAATCTGTTGAAGTTCCATTACTGGTTCCTTGTACAACAACAGATGCTCCCAAAACGGGAAGGTTGGTTGAAGCGTCCGTTACAGTTCCTCTTACCGTCTGCGCTAGGGCAAATAGAGGTAATAAGAGTAATAACGTTGCAATTTTTAATTTTTGGTTCATTTCTGAAGTTTGAGTTAATGATTATAAAACGGTCTTCTTCTCACACGGGATAAAACTATGTAAACAAAACGTTAAGGGGCTGTTTTGAACACCTATTTCTACGAAAACGTTTTCGGCTTTTTGTAGTTATTATAGTTGAAGTATATTTAGCTTTCGCGAAAGCGTGCTCCTTATAATCCAATCACATAAAAATGGCTCAAAAGCTTACCTTAAAGAAAATTGCACAGGACTTAAACGTGTCTATTTCTACTGTTTCCAAAGCATTGCGGGATTCGCACGAGATTAGTGTGGAAACTAGAGATAAGATTAAGGACTATGCAAAAAAATACAACTACAAGCCTAACAACATTGCGTTAAGCCTTAAAAATCAAAAGACTAAAAAGATAGGGATTATTATTCCTGAGATCGTCCATCACTTCTTTGCTACTGTAATTTCTGGAATAGAAAAGGTTGCCAACGAGAAAGGTTACCAAGTAATTATCTGTTTATCTGGTGAAAGTTTTGATAAAGAGGTCGTTAACATGGATATGCTGGCAAATGGTAGTATTGACGGATTTATAATGAGCCTTTCAAAGGAAACTCTTGAACGTCAGGACTTTCATCATTTAAGAGAGGTTCTTAATCAAGGAATGCCTATCGTAATGTTTGATAGGGTTGTAGACTCAATTGCCTGCGATAAAATTATTATAGATGATGTGGCCGCTGCACAAAGCGCGACAGACTTCCTTTTGCGTAAGGGCAAGAAAAATCTAGGCATCATCTCTACCGTTGACTATGTAAGTGTAGGTAAATTAAGGACTCAAGGCTTTAAGGATGCACTTGTGAAAAGAGGTATTAAGTTCAAAGAATCCAGTGTTTTAAAAATTGAGGATGCAGAGAATTGTACGAAAAGTATCGAAAAATTCCTCAAACAAGGAAACTATGATGGTGTTGTCGCTGTGAATGAACTCTTTGCTGTGACTGCTAGTAAGGCTCTTAAAAAGATGGGTAAATCCATTCCTGATGACGTCGCAATTATCGCTTTTACTGATGGTATGTTAAGCAAGTATGCCAGTCCAACCTTGACAACCATAGGTCAAAAAGGTGAAGATATGGGCGGTCTGGCTGCTGCAAAATTGATAGAAAGGCTCGAAAGTAAGCACGATATGGAGGAGAGTTACGAAACCGTTATCGTAAAAACTTCGCTAGTAGAACGTGAATCTACGCCTCGATAATATTATATTTGACTTGTGATATATTCTATCACGACACTTATCCGAAACTTGTTTTCTTCGCACACACCAAGTTTTGATAAGTCATAAGGCTTATCGTAATTAACAATTAACGATATGCAAAAACCTAAGTTAGGTTTCTGGGATATCTGGAACATGAGTTTCGGTTTTCTCGGTATACAATTCGGTTTTGCCCTTCAGGGTTCTACCATGTCCCGTATTTTTGAAACTTTGGGAGCCAGCAAGGATAATATACCTATGCTGTGGATTGCTGCACCGCTTGCAGGATTGATCGTTCAACCCATTATAGGATATTTGAGTGACAATACCTGGCATAAAACGTTGGGTCGTCGCAGACCTTTCTTTCTGTTGGGTGCTATCCTTAGTAGTATTGCCTTGTTGTTTATGCCATTTTCTTCAGAGGTATGGATGGCAGCCGGACTACTTCTTGTTCTTGACGCATCCATTAATATTAGCATGGAGCCTTTTCGTGCATTAGTAGCAGATAAGCTACCAGAATCACAACGCAGTTACGGTTTTGTTGTACAAACATTAATTATAGGAGTTGGAACATGGATCGCCAGTAATTTGCCGAAGTTCCTAAACAACACATTAAACATATCAAACGAGGCAGCTCCAGGAGTCGTTCCAGACTCCGTTAAGATCGCCTTCGGTGTTGGAGCTCTTGTTTTTATTACATCGATACTCGTTACCATTTTTACTACCAAAGAGTACTCTCCAGAAGAAATGGCAGCATTTGATGATGCTGGCGAGCCAGAAGAGAAAAAAGGAATGTGGGAAACCATTTCCTCAACCTATGCATTGATGCCCACGATCATGAAAAAATTGGGAGTTGTTCAATTCTTTTCATGGTTTGCTTTTTTTGCGATGTGGACTCTGGCAAATCCAGCGTTGACAGAACATATATACAACGCACCTAAACCTGATGTGAAAAACTTCGCACAGCTGGATAATAATGACGAGGTACTTCTCGATGCAAATCAAGCGACTCTATTTCTAGATCAAGCAAGAGCGGATGATTATGCGACACAGGATAAAGCTTACAATGAAGCGTCTGATGATGTAGGTTCAAAAATGGGAATCTATGGATTGTCCTCTATGGCATTTGCGCTGTTACTCACATTTTACACCGCGTATAACAGCATCAATAGGAAGGTTGTTCACATGGCGAGTTTGATTTTGGGAGGCGCGGGATTTCTACTCATGTTCTTCATACCAGGCGAGCCAGGAATGCTTGTTCTATGTTTTGCACTAGTCGGTATTGCTTGGGGAAGCATTCTGTCCATGCCATACGCCATGTTATCCAGTAGTGTGGATAGTTCAAAAATGGGATTGATGATGGGTGTTTTCAATATGTTCATTGTGATTCCGCAAATAATTGCGGCACTTGGTGGCGTGGTTTTACTCCATAATCTAATTGGAGAAGAGTCGATTCATGCGATGACTATTGCGGGTATATTCCTGATTTTGGCGGCATTCTCTAACCTTTTGATCACCAATAAAAAAGCTATAACCTATCAACCATCGATTACCAATGAGTAAAAAAGCATTCATATTTGATCTGGATGGCGTCGTTGTCGATACGGCCAAATTTCACTTTGTAGCCTGGCAAAAACTGGCAGCAGAATTGGGTATCGCTTTCGCGGAAGCAGAAAATGAGCAGCTCAAAGGAGTTTCAAGAGTCCGTTCGTTAGAGAAAATTCTTGCATGGGGAAATAAGACAATTGATCAAGAAACCTTTGATCGTAAGTTGATTCAGAAAAATGAAGAATACCTTGAAATGGTGGAGACCTTAACCCAAGATGATATTCTACCTGGAGTACATGATTTTTTGTTACGCTTACGCGAAAGCGAACAACCTATAGCTCTAGGAAGTGCCAGTAAAAATGCTAGGCCTATCCTAAAGAAATTGGGAATTCACGACCTATTCGATGCGATTGTCGATGGAACAGATGTCAGCAAAGCCAAACCAGATCCAGAAGTATTCCTTAAAGCATGCGATTTGCTTGACATGCCGTCAAAAAATGCGATTGTATTTGAGGACAGTATTTCAGGAGTTCAAGCCGCCAATAATGCTGGAATGATCAGCATAGGTTTGGGAGAAGTAAAAAATTTAAGCGAGGCAGATGAAGTTTTTGAAAGCTTTTTAGAAATGCCCGCCAATTATCAAGAACAGTTATTGAATAAAACGAAGTAATGAGTCGAGAATATATAAAACCTAACGCGTGGTCCATTATTGAAGAAGGCTGGAATCCTGACTTAGTCAAGTCTAGTGAGAGCCTATTCTCCATAGGTAATGGTGCTATGGGTCAACGTGCAAATTTTGAAGAATCCTATTCTGGTGAAAGCTTTCAGGGAAGTTACCTAGCGGGCGTTTATTATCCTGATAAAACGAGAGTAGGCTGGTGGAAAAATGGATATCCAGAGTATTTCGCCAAAGTTTTAAATGCACCTAATTATATAGGTATCGATATTTTCATTGATGGAGAATCTCTGGATCTAGCAAAGGTTGAAAAATCAAAGGTTCGCAATTACCGTCGTGAACTCAACATGAAAGAAGGATGGTACGAGCGCACTTTTGAACTTGACATTACTGCTGATAAAACCATTAAAGTTACAGCGCGCAGATTTTTGTGCATGAACCTAGATGAACTCGCGGTTATCAATTATAGTGTGAAAGCCGTAAAGGGCCATATGCGTATTTCCTTCCAACCTTATATTGATGCAGGAATCACTAACGAAGATACCAATTGGGACGATAAGTTCTGGGAAGTAGAAGATTTACAATCTACAGATCATCAAGGTTTCATACGTAGCCGTACCAATAAAACCAACTTTTACGTTTGTACTTACATGCAATCAGAATTGTATAAAAATGGGGAGCACGTGCAGTATGCAGACCATTTTGACAAAAACGATACGGTTGTTAGACATAAAATTGCTACTGAAATATCTGAAGGAGAAACTGCAACCTTAATTAAGTATGCAGGATATACTTCAAGCCTCAATTATGAGCATTTTGAAATTCTAAATGCTGCAAAGCGTGTTTTGCATACGGCAATTGAAAAGGGATACACACAATTATTACAAGATCAAAAGGAGGCATGGGCACAAATATGGTCTATGGCAGATATCGCTATTGAAGGCGATTTAAAAGCACAACAAGGTATTCGATTCAATATTTTCCAGCTGAATCAGACCTATTCTGGTAAGGATGCTCGCTTAAATATTGGCCCTAAAGGATTTACAGGTGAAAAATATGGCGGGTCTACCTATTGGGATACTGAGGCATATTGCATACCTTTCTACATGGCTACCAAAGATCAACAGGTCGCCAGAAATTTACTGAAATATAGGTATGAGCAGCTAGACAAGGCCATTGAGAATGCCGAGAAATTGGGATTCTCCAATGGAGCTGCTCTGTATCCTATGGTAACCATGAATGGCGAGGAATGCCATAACGAATGGGAAATTACCTTTGAAGAAATCCACCGCAACGGCGCGATGGTTTTTGCCATCCACAACTACGTAAAATATACAGGTGACTACTCTTACATCCCAGAAATGGGTCTGGAAGTCATGATCGCTATCGCCAGATTCTGGCACCAGCGAGCCACATATTCCCAGCACGCAAAGAAATACATGATCCTTGGCGTTACTGGTCCTAATGAATATGAGAATAACGTAAACAACAACTGGTACACCAACTATTTAGCAAAATGGTGTATTGAGCAAGCCATTAATCACCTTGACAAGGTGAAAAGTGGTCATAACGACGACTATCAGAGAATCGTAGGCTTGACTAAAGTGACGAACGGTGAATTAACTTCTTGGTTGGATGTTGCTCAAAACATGTATGAACCCTACGATGAGGAATTGGGCGTTTACCTTCAGCAAGATGGATTTTTGGATAAGGAAATCATACCGGTTTCTGATCTTAAATCATCTCAACGACCTATCAACCAGAAATGGTCCTGGGATCGCATTTTGCGCAGTTGTTACATAAAACAGGCAGACGTACTTCAAGGATTCTACTTTTTTGAGGATCATTTCACTAAAGAAGAATTGGAGAAACACTTCAATTTTTACGAGCCGTTAACGGTTCATGAAAGTTCTTTATCGCCATGTGTACACAGTATTCAGGCAGCACATTTGGGCCGTATGGATCAAGCCTATGAATTCTATTTGAGAACCTCTAGATTGGACCTTGATGACTATAATCACGAGGTTGAGGAAGGTTGTCACATTACCAGCATGGCAGGTACATGGATGAGTATTGTAGAAGGTTTTGGCGGGTTGAAGATTGTCAATGATATCCCTAGTTTCACTACGCGATTGCCTGAGCAATGGAAATCCTTCAGCTTTAAAATCAACTTTAGAGATCAGATTCTCAAGGTTCACGTGACGGCACATCAAACGACCGTAACCCTTGAAGGAGATAGTACTCAAGATATAATTGTAAACGGTGAAGAGATCAGATTGGAACCGGCAACTGTAAAAGCATAATCCATGAAAAATTTTAAATATGTAATTGCTGCGTTGATGTATTTCGCTTTCGCGAAAGCGTCACAAGCACAAACTCTCAAATCTCCCAACGGTGATTTTGAAATGCAATTTGACTTATCGCAAGAAGGCACACCACAATACCAATTGACATTCAATGGAAAAACGGTGATCGCCCAAAGTTCTCTAGGATTTGACCTGAAGAATGACGAGAAATCCTTGAAGAATGATTTTGAGGCTACAGGATTTGACAACAGCACCTTTGACGAAACCTGGGAACCAGTTTGGGGCGAGGAATCAAAAGTCCGCAATCATTATAATGAGATGCTGGTGTCCCTTAACCAAAAAGCCACCGATCGTAAGATGAACTTGCGATTTAGACTATTTGATGACGGTTTGGGTTTTAGATATGAGTTTCCAAAACAAGAATTCTCCTATTTTGTAATAGAGGAAGAGTTGACACAATTTACCATGACAGGCGATCATAAGGCATTCTGGATTGCAGGGGATTTTGACACTCAGGAATATGATTACACAACCTCAAAACTTTCTGAAATTAGGAAGTTACACGCTGGTGCGATAGGTGATAATGCTTCACAAACACCCATCTCACCAGATGGCGTTCAAACAGCACTCATGATGAAAACTGCAGACGGTTTGTATATCAACTTGCATGAAGCTGCACTTATCGACTACAGTGCGATGCACTTGAAATTGGGTGAGGATAATAGAACATTTCAATCGTGGTTGACTCCAGATAACAATGGTGATAAAGGATATATGCAATCACCATTATCAACACCGTGGCGTACGATCATTGTGGGCGATGAAGCTACAGATATATTGGCTTCCAGAATGACTTACAACCTCAATGAACCATCCAAAATCGAAGATACTTCATGGATCAAACCAACTAAGTATATAGGCGTCTGGTGGGAAATGATTACCGGTAGAAGTTCTTGGGACTATACTGATGAAATTCCTGCTATACAATTAGGAAAAACTGACTATACCGAATTAAAACCTAATGGAACCCATGCAGCAAATACGGACCATGTTAAAGAATACATCGATTTTGCAGCACTTCATGGTTTTGATGGAGTTCTTGTAGAAGGATGGAATCAAGGCTGGGAAGACTGGTTCGGTCATTCTAAGGATTATGTATTTGATTTTGTAACTCCTTATCCAGATTTTGATGTGGAAGGAATTCATGAATACGCAAAATCCAAAGGCGTTAAAATGATCATGCATCATGAGACATCAGGATCTACCCGTAATTATGAGCGTCATCTCGATACTGCCTTCCAATTCATGAATAAATATGATTATGATGCGGTAAAGACAGGTTATGTCGGTAATGTATTGCCTAGAGGCGAGCACCACTACAGCCAGTGGATCAATAATCATTATCAATATGTAGTAGAGAAAGCCGCTGATTATGAAATAATGATCAACGCTCACGAGGCAGTTAGACCAACTGGTATAGCTCGTACCTGGCCCAATATGATAGGAAATGAGTCGGCTAGAGGAACGGAATTTCAAGCGTTTGGAGGATCTAAGCCTAATCACACTACAATACTTCCATTTACAAGATTGATAGGTGGACCAATGGATTATACGCCTGGAATATTTGAAATGGATATTTCTAAAGTAAATCCAGAAAATAATTCTCACGGGAATTTCACGCTGGCAAATCAGCTAGGACTTTATGTGACCATGTACAGTCCGTTACAAATGGCAGCAGACCTTCCTGAAAATTACAACCGCTTTCTGGATGCTTTCCAATTCATCAAGGACGTTCCTGTAGATTGGGAAATCTCCAAATATCTGGAAGCCGAACCTGGCGAATACATTACCATTGCTAGAAAAGACAAAAATTCGAGCAGTTGGTTTGTAGGTAATTCAAACGGAACGACACCACGTACATCTCAAATGTCTTTGGATTTCTTGGAGAAAGGCAAAAAGTATATGGCCACCATTTATGCAGATGCTAAGAATGCACACTACAA
Protein-coding sequences here:
- a CDS encoding SusC/RagA family TonB-linked outer membrane protein translates to MNQKLKIATLLLLLPLFALAQTVRGTVTDASTNLPVLGASVVVQGTSNGTSTDFDGNYTLNNVPEDGIIVISYLGYATQEIPYTGQQTLNIALAEDAAQLDAIVLIGYGEVRQENVTAAQTTVSDEEFNKGAVVSPGSLIAGKAAGVQVTAATGRPGDGPRIRVRAGSTLSANADPLYVVDGIPLDSRNANLNTINPADIESFTILKDASATAIYGNRASNGVILITTKKGKFNRELQIGYNVQFAIDKNTDDVDVLTGGQFKTLVNEIGTAEDIALLGNASTDWQDRIYQTATRAIHNITLSKGYENTSWRANLGYTNQNGTLKTSGYERASINASVIQNLFNDDLKLTLSVQGALEDINSADEGAIGSSIDFDPTQPVFDPNGPNGFFEYFQNNGTVDPLAPRNPLGLLNSLDAGTTNDQIRTTLQADYQIPGVDGLTLNGTAGIDYNEFDTFSNRLPNSGVGLTTGALNSSSNGFRVNQLLNGRVDYKTDLENLDSSLELTVGSSYQEFRRESVSFSQDNTGAPVQPFNAFNKNVLISYFGRAIFDIKDLLVLSASISRDGTSRFSPDNRWGTFGGASAGLKLTNLDFVQESGFVSQLKLRGGYGVTGQQDIGEDFLFIPRSTPSTDQARVQIGDRFFTTVRPELTVDLKWEETSQWNVGLDYGFFDNRLSGSVDLYTRDTEDLLQFGPLAAGSLGNFALQNVGSTRSRGLELAASLDLIRAEDFNWEIGGNLTFNEIEITDLSLGENDAPVPQTPVGGAGFNNFIQEWAVGADPTAFVVYRQVYGPDGNPLDGIFVDRNGDNVINSDDRVRYKKGNPDAFFGFTSNFNYKRFDMNFTLRGAVGGYNYNNVRASRENADAITENPGNWLNNSTDGILNDRFSSAPLNLLFSSEYIEKSDFLRLDNLSLGYTFNTDKIGIRASVTGTNLFVITDYSGLDPEIGNGVDQAIFPRSRGVIFGLNFEF
- a CDS encoding LacI family DNA-binding transcriptional regulator, with amino-acid sequence MAQKLTLKKIAQDLNVSISTVSKALRDSHEISVETRDKIKDYAKKYNYKPNNIALSLKNQKTKKIGIIIPEIVHHFFATVISGIEKVANEKGYQVIICLSGESFDKEVVNMDMLANGSIDGFIMSLSKETLERQDFHHLREVLNQGMPIVMFDRVVDSIACDKIIIDDVAAAQSATDFLLRKGKKNLGIISTVDYVSVGKLRTQGFKDALVKRGIKFKESSVLKIEDAENCTKSIEKFLKQGNYDGVVAVNELFAVTASKALKKMGKSIPDDVAIIAFTDGMLSKYASPTLTTIGQKGEDMGGLAAAKLIERLESKHDMEESYETVIVKTSLVERESTPR
- a CDS encoding MFS transporter, with amino-acid sequence MQKPKLGFWDIWNMSFGFLGIQFGFALQGSTMSRIFETLGASKDNIPMLWIAAPLAGLIVQPIIGYLSDNTWHKTLGRRRPFFLLGAILSSIALLFMPFSSEVWMAAGLLLVLDASINISMEPFRALVADKLPESQRSYGFVVQTLIIGVGTWIASNLPKFLNNTLNISNEAAPGVVPDSVKIAFGVGALVFITSILVTIFTTKEYSPEEMAAFDDAGEPEEKKGMWETISSTYALMPTIMKKLGVVQFFSWFAFFAMWTLANPALTEHIYNAPKPDVKNFAQLDNNDEVLLDANQATLFLDQARADDYATQDKAYNEASDDVGSKMGIYGLSSMAFALLLTFYTAYNSINRKVVHMASLILGGAGFLLMFFIPGEPGMLVLCFALVGIAWGSILSMPYAMLSSSVDSSKMGLMMGVFNMFIVIPQIIAALGGVVLLHNLIGEESIHAMTIAGIFLILAAFSNLLITNKKAITYQPSITNE
- the pgmB gene encoding beta-phosphoglucomutase; its protein translation is MSKKAFIFDLDGVVVDTAKFHFVAWQKLAAELGIAFAEAENEQLKGVSRVRSLEKILAWGNKTIDQETFDRKLIQKNEEYLEMVETLTQDDILPGVHDFLLRLRESEQPIALGSASKNARPILKKLGIHDLFDAIVDGTDVSKAKPDPEVFLKACDLLDMPSKNAIVFEDSISGVQAANNAGMISIGLGEVKNLSEADEVFESFLEMPANYQEQLLNKTK
- a CDS encoding glycoside hydrolase family 65 protein — translated: MSREYIKPNAWSIIEEGWNPDLVKSSESLFSIGNGAMGQRANFEESYSGESFQGSYLAGVYYPDKTRVGWWKNGYPEYFAKVLNAPNYIGIDIFIDGESLDLAKVEKSKVRNYRRELNMKEGWYERTFELDITADKTIKVTARRFLCMNLDELAVINYSVKAVKGHMRISFQPYIDAGITNEDTNWDDKFWEVEDLQSTDHQGFIRSRTNKTNFYVCTYMQSELYKNGEHVQYADHFDKNDTVVRHKIATEISEGETATLIKYAGYTSSLNYEHFEILNAAKRVLHTAIEKGYTQLLQDQKEAWAQIWSMADIAIEGDLKAQQGIRFNIFQLNQTYSGKDARLNIGPKGFTGEKYGGSTYWDTEAYCIPFYMATKDQQVARNLLKYRYEQLDKAIENAEKLGFSNGAALYPMVTMNGEECHNEWEITFEEIHRNGAMVFAIHNYVKYTGDYSYIPEMGLEVMIAIARFWHQRATYSQHAKKYMILGVTGPNEYENNVNNNWYTNYLAKWCIEQAINHLDKVKSGHNDDYQRIVGLTKVTNGELTSWLDVAQNMYEPYDEELGVYLQQDGFLDKEIIPVSDLKSSQRPINQKWSWDRILRSCYIKQADVLQGFYFFEDHFTKEELEKHFNFYEPLTVHESSLSPCVHSIQAAHLGRMDQAYEFYLRTSRLDLDDYNHEVEEGCHITSMAGTWMSIVEGFGGLKIVNDIPSFTTRLPEQWKSFSFKINFRDQILKVHVTAHQTTVTLEGDSTQDIIVNGEEIRLEPATVKA
- a CDS encoding glycoside hydrolase family 97 protein, which encodes MKNFKYVIAALMYFAFAKASQAQTLKSPNGDFEMQFDLSQEGTPQYQLTFNGKTVIAQSSLGFDLKNDEKSLKNDFEATGFDNSTFDETWEPVWGEESKVRNHYNEMLVSLNQKATDRKMNLRFRLFDDGLGFRYEFPKQEFSYFVIEEELTQFTMTGDHKAFWIAGDFDTQEYDYTTSKLSEIRKLHAGAIGDNASQTPISPDGVQTALMMKTADGLYINLHEAALIDYSAMHLKLGEDNRTFQSWLTPDNNGDKGYMQSPLSTPWRTIIVGDEATDILASRMTYNLNEPSKIEDTSWIKPTKYIGVWWEMITGRSSWDYTDEIPAIQLGKTDYTELKPNGTHAANTDHVKEYIDFAALHGFDGVLVEGWNQGWEDWFGHSKDYVFDFVTPYPDFDVEGIHEYAKSKGVKMIMHHETSGSTRNYERHLDTAFQFMNKYDYDAVKTGYVGNVLPRGEHHYSQWINNHYQYVVEKAADYEIMINAHEAVRPTGIARTWPNMIGNESARGTEFQAFGGSKPNHTTILPFTRLIGGPMDYTPGIFEMDISKVNPENNSHGNFTLANQLGLYVTMYSPLQMAADLPENYNRFLDAFQFIKDVPVDWEISKYLEAEPGEYITIARKDKNSSSWFVGNSNGTTPRTSQMSLDFLEKGKKYMATIYADAKNAHYKDNPQAYKISTKKVTSKSKLDVFTAPGGGFGISIVEIQ